The genomic region TTTCGCCATCGTCGCCAACGCCGATGTCACGGGCTGATCCCGGCATTTTTTCCCATTTGGCGCCGCTGATGTCAAACGTCAGGTCGGCATTTCCCGAATTGCTGATCGTGAACGACTCGACTGCCGATGCGCCGCCTGCCACCGAATCGGCGATTGCATTTGGATTGACAGCAATATCCGGGACGTCACTTGAAAACATGACGGCAAATTCGGAGAGATGGTTCACCGTTCCACAGATGATATTTGTGCCTGTATTCAATGATGTCGTAATATCTTTCCACGCGCCCGGCGGATTTTCATACACCTGCAGCTTCAGCGCTGCTTCCTGCGCCTGCGTCATGCCGGTATCATCATAATGAATACAAATTTCGATAGTACCGGTGAAGGCTGCTGTGGTTGTGATAGTATAATAGACCGGGTTGGCCGCCGGTGTGATGGTGAATCCGTTTGGCGGGGGCGTCCCGGTAGTTGAAGTGGTCATTTTCGTATTGCCGGAAGTCACAACATTTCCGAATGTAATACCGGAACCATTTCCCAGGTCGACCTGAATATTTGTCCCGACCTGGGTGTTTTCCGAAGACGGTACCATAGTGTTCAAAATATTTCCATAAATATCAAAATCCTGGGTGTTAAAATTACGTTTATCCTCCCAAACGACCAACGCTTTCGGCTCTTTAGAGCTAACTGCGATTGCAGGATTAAAAGGATCTTCACTTCCAGTAACAGCAGAAAGGATTACGTTGTCAGGTACTGAGGAGATTAGATCATCCGAACCTTTGGCATTTCCGCGGATATGATTAACATTTGTATCATTTTGAGGTTCCGGGCCGGGTGTTTCCCGCCAGGCCACCATAAATTTATTGGCAGCATCATTATAGTCTACTACCGGATTCCAGGTTTTGGCATAAGTAGAATACGCCCAGTGGGCCCATATTTTTGAAATGGGAAAAGTCTCTGTAGAAACCCCATCTGTTGTGAGGTAATCAATTTTAACGGCATCAACAATCCCGCACCAGATTCCGGTCCATTGAAGACTTTGCCAGGTCATATTTTTGTCCTTGTCAGCCCAAACGACTAAGAATACCGGTTCATTATTCCAGTAACCGAAGGCTAAATCAAAACCTTCTGAAGCGCCTATTTTAGATTGCTGAAAAGGGATTGCATCCCAGGTCGCACCACTTTGAGGATTTGTCATGGTAACCATTAATTGGCCGTCACTATCCAACATTTTGAGATGACCGGGATCATCCAATGCCATAAGATATCGTCCGAATGGTGTTTCAGAGGATACTACCGGCGCATACGCAATTGAATATGTAAAATCATATAATTGGTTAGTGTGAAACTCGGAAATTGTTTGTATGGTATTTATTGGCTGCCCGGCCGGGTCGATTTTTCGGGAATATAAACGGATATCGTATCCACCGGAAGTATAAGAACTATCTCTTTTTCCTCCGACGACCAGATAATTTGTTGATTTCGAATTGTAAAGAACCGTTGGCGTATTTGCATTTGGAATTAATAACGTTGTTCCTCCGATTTTACTTCCCGTAGCAGACAACCGCTGGCCATAAATACTTAAATCGGGAGCAATACCGGAGACAAAGACAACCAGATACTCATTTTTTTGTGGATTATACGCTACTGAAGGCAAACCCTCCGCATAGTCTGAGATAGTAAAAACAGTGCCTGTCTGGCCCAAATGGTCAACTCTCATAGCCAAAAGTCTTTTCATTTGACTTGAATAGGAGTTCAGCCAAACAACTAAATATTCATCGTCGTTAGAATTGTAAACGACATCAGAACCGTAATCTTTCGCACTACCCTGATAAACGGGGAAATCAGCAAAAGCCGGAAAAGTTAATAGTAAGATGAATAATAGAATTGAAATACCGGAATATTTTTTCATAGCAAACCTCCTTTGGGGGTAATTCTTATAATCTATTTCTATTCTTATTACGTACAATGTGATGAATTACATAAAATGTTTTATGGCTCTGCCGGTTTTTTTATGGAAGAAGGGGGAAATTTTTTCTGCAGACAGGAGCCCGCAGTCTGCTCATGGCGATTTTTTTGAGAGGCTCCTTCGCATGGGGCATTATTAACAACGTTGGGCTAAAGCCCGGCAGGCTGGAGCATTTTTTTCTTCACAGGCTCATACCCGAAGCGGATTTTTTCCGCAAAAAAGCCTGTAGAAAATTCCGTTGCATTTCGTTGCTGCAACACTTACATTATTGAAAATGAAAAATTTTATGTAATCCGACGGGTGGTTTCGTAGTAATAAGGAAAGCAAATCTTGGATCAGAATACGATCGTTGAATGTGATAATGCGACCATTCGGCGCTATCTCGACAGCAAGGATGTTAAATATCTGGGCAAGCTTTATGAAACCTACAAGCGAGTGATTTTATTACACTGTCTGAGAATGGTCAACCATGAGGAAGATGCGAAAGATTTGGCGAGTGAGGCCTTCATCAGGGCATTTGATCACATAGAGAGCTTCAAACTCGGCGCACCGTTTCTGCCATGGCTTAGGCGGATTGCGACAAACCTGTGCATCGATCACCTGCGCAAGAAAAATCGCCACAAGTTCTACGAATTTAATGAACGGCATTCACCGGTTGCGATCGAAAATGAAAATGAAATAAAAGAATCCGTGATTTCACAGGAACGCATTCTCGAGATCCTGAACAAATTAAAGCCATTGCAAAAACGATGCTTCTGTCTGTTCTACGTCCACAGCCTGACATACAAGCAAATCGCTGAAATGACCGGTTACCCGTTAGGCAAAGTTCGCTCTTACATTCAAAACGGAAAGCGCAATTTTAAATTACTCATGGAGAAGCAATGAGTCAGCATAAAGATAGCGCCGATGCCATGGATCGATATAAAAAACCATTTCGTGATTTGAAGTCACATATTGCCGCCAACTGTCCGCCGGCTGAAAAACTGGCGGCATACGCCGACAATGAACTTGCAGCGGATGAAGTCCGGGCTCTGAAAGAGCATTTTGACCTGTGCCCGGTCTGCCTTAACGCGCTCGAGCAGCTTCAAACCGCCCGAAACACGGCGCCGAACCCCGAACACCAGGTACTCAACCGGCCGGCATTGGAAGCCGAAATGGATGCGAAGGTTTATTCCTACTTAAACTCTTTGGCGCCTTCAAAATCCGTCAATAAGGCTGCGGAAACCGGAGCGGGTGTTTTATCCCGGATTAAAACTTATATCAACAAATTCTTCCTGCCGCCTGCATCTGTGTATGCCGGACTCGCGATGGCTGTTCTGCTGGTTTCGCTTTACGCCTACGCGTTCTTTAGCCGGCCGGTCTATTTCCCCCTGGCTCACATTCAATTCTCTGAAACAGGAGTCGTGCGGGGAGAAGGCATCCAGTCCGAATCGTTAAAAACGGGATGGCGATACTTTGAACAGAGTCGATACGCAAAAGCCGTGTTCTCCCTGAAAAAATTTCTGGCCGGTCAGCCGAACCACTATCAAGCCAATTTTCTTGTCGGATTATCCTACCTCTTTGAAGCCAGAAAACGGCTCTTGGGGCTGCCTTATCGTTTTGATTTAAAAATGGTGAATCAAGGGATCGGCTATTTGAAAAAGGCGCTTTCTCTGACGGAGGGAAACGCCTTTTACAGGGAAGACTGCTTGTGGTATCTGGGCAAGGCTTATTTGATGTTGGGGGATGTTGACAATGCCCGCCAACAGTTTCAAGCGATATTAAACCTCCCGCAGCCCAATCTTATGAGAAAAGCGGCGGCCGGGAAGATGGTTCTGAAATTAAATGAATTTTCCGGTAATCTCTAAAGCTGAATAGTGCCTTCGTGGCTGCCATTTAGGAATATTTCGGGCCAAGCGTCAATCATGCCTTTCATACACCGACCGCCAATCCCCAATCAACACAAAAGCGCCCCAGTAGAAGGGATCTCGCCGCCAGTCTCCGGACTGAATTAACATTACTTTAGCTTTTTGTAAAGCACGATTTCTTGGCATCCCTGTTTTAAGGTCGTGATAGAAACTTTTCATAAGCTCTGCGGTAGACTCATCCTTTACAGGCCACAGACTCACCACCAGACTCGGCGTTCCGGCATACAGAAAAGCCCGGGTCATACCTATGAGACCCTCGCCGCGGCTGAGTTTTCCCAGGCCCGTATTACAGCCGCTCAGTACCACCAGGTCTGCATTGAGCCTAAGATTGTAAACTTCGTACGTTTGCAGGTAGCCGTCTTCGTCTCCTCCGTGGGTTTGGGCCAGAATAATTTTCGAATACATGGGCTGTTTATCATCGATGATGTTGTGAGTCGCCAGATGAATAAATCTGTAATTTTGCGCCCGCTCTTTAAATCGCTTCTCCGATGCATCGTGTCCCGTGAAAACGGCAGGTTTTTCGAAATTCTTCGCAATAGCTTTCACTTCCCATCCGGCATAGGGAAGGGGTTGGAAACGAACCTCTCTAAAAACCGATTTGAAAGGTACAATTGAACGAACCCACTCAATGACGCCTCTGCTCTGTGCATCACTAAAATCCGGATTGCCAAGGGCAAGAAGCTCTTCAGATGCTTTTTTCTTTCTTTGTAATTCCGGATTGAGCAAACTTGCAGAAGAGGCGTAAGAAATGGGATACGTCTCGATCAGATAATGTACGGCAGCCTGACTAAAATCAGTGACCAAAATTTCAAAGGGGAAATAATGCAAAATGTCATCAGGCACAATGATTAACTCCGAGCCGGGTTCCAGGCCAGGCTCCAGAGGCTTTTGCACCAGGATTTTGTAAAGATCATACAAGAGGCCGGATTTCATATTGGCCC from Calditrichota bacterium harbors:
- a CDS encoding RNA polymerase sigma factor — protein: MDQNTIVECDNATIRRYLDSKDVKYLGKLYETYKRVILLHCLRMVNHEEDAKDLASEAFIRAFDHIESFKLGAPFLPWLRRIATNLCIDHLRKKNRHKFYEFNERHSPVAIENENEIKESVISQERILEILNKLKPLQKRCFCLFYVHSLTYKQIAEMTGYPLGKVRSYIQNGKRNFKLLMEKQ
- a CDS encoding zf-HC2 domain-containing protein; translation: MSQHKDSADAMDRYKKPFRDLKSHIAANCPPAEKLAAYADNELAADEVRALKEHFDLCPVCLNALEQLQTARNTAPNPEHQVLNRPALEAEMDAKVYSYLNSLAPSKSVNKAAETGAGVLSRIKTYINKFFLPPASVYAGLAMAVLLVSLYAYAFFSRPVYFPLAHIQFSETGVVRGEGIQSESLKTGWRYFEQSRYAKAVFSLKKFLAGQPNHYQANFLVGLSYLFEARKRLLGLPYRFDLKMVNQGIGYLKKALSLTEGNAFYREDCLWYLGKAYLMLGDVDNARQQFQAILNLPQPNLMRKAAAGKMVLKLNEFSGNL